Part of the Acidimicrobiales bacterium genome, CGGCCAAGGCCGCGGCGAGGTCGCTGCTGACACCCGAGCCGACACGTGCGGTCATGTCCACACCCTCGAGTTCGGCGAGCGTGAACGCGTCCTCGGCGGTCACGGCATCGACCATGCAGCCGGCGGCGTCGCGGCTGAGACCGTCTTGCATGTTGGCCTCGATGAGCACGGTGCGCAGGATCGCCTGTTCCACGTCCCAGTTCGGATCGTTCTCGCCGACGGCGCGATCGGCTGCCGGAGGGGCGGGGTCGGCCCCCCCGCAGGCGGTGCCGAAGAGGGCGAGAACCAGGAGTGCGAGGATCAGTCCGCGAGAACGCATGTTGGACTCATCGGCCGACTCGATCCGACTCTGAGGAGTCTGACGAGACGGTAGGCTCGGTCGCTCGCCCCTCCCTTCCCGCTCGCACTCTCCCGGCCGAGGCTCTGCACAACATGGATGTTCGCGAACACCTTCGGTCGGCCCTGGCGACGGCGTTGACCGTGGTCGGCGTCGACTCGATCCCTCACGAGATCTCGCTCGAGCGACCCGCCAACCCCGAGCACGGCGACTGGTCGTCCAATGTGGCGCTGGCCACGGCGAAGTCCGCGGGCCGCAACCCACGCGAACTCGGGCAGCAACTGGTCGACCATCTGCGGGACCGCCCGCCCGCCCATGTCACCGCGATCGAGATCGCCGGGCCCGGCTTCGTCAACTTCCACTTGGCCGACACCTGGCTCCACGACGTGTTGGTCGACGTGGTCGAGGCCGGAATCGACGGTTTCGCCCGCCCTGATCTCGGCCAGGGACTCCACGTCAACGTCGAGTTCGTCTCGGCCAACCCGAACAAGCCGCTCCACGCCGGACATGGTCGTGGCGCGTGCTACGGCGATTCGATCGCCCGCCTCCGCGAGCGGTGCGGCTATCGCGTCACCCGCGAGTACTACATCAACGATCGCGGCGTGCAGATGACGAAGTACGCCGAGTCGCTCGCGGCCCGCAAGCGGGGAGAGGAACCCCCCGACGACGGCTACAAGGGCGAGTACCTGATCGAATGGGCCGCCGAGATGCCGGCCGACGCCGACCCGCTCGAGTGGGGCTACGAGCGGGCGCTGGCCAGCCATCGCGCCACTCTCGAATCGCTCGCCATCCATCACGATGTCTGGTTCAGTGAGAGGTCGATGGTGGCCTCGGGCGCGATCGACGAGACCCTGGCCGATCTCCGTGCCCACGACGCGGTGTACGAGGCCGAGGGCGCCACCTGGCTGCGCAGCACGGACCAGGGCGACGACAAGGACAGGGTGCTGATCAAGTCCGACGGCGACCTCACCTATCTCACGCCCGACATCGCCTATCACCGCGACAAGTTCCTGCGCTCCGATCGTCTGTTCAACGTGTGGGGGGCCGACCACCACGGCTATGTCCCCAGGATGAAGGCGGCCATGTACCTCCTCGGTCATGACCCCGAGGAACTCCACATCGCCATCACCCAGATGGTCGACCTGAAGCGCGGCGGCGAGGAGGTTGCGATGTCGGGTCGCAGCGGCGAGTTCGTCAGCATCGACGACGTGGTCGGCGAGGTCGGAGCCGACGCCGCTCGATTCACCTACCTCATGCAGTCGGTCGATTCGCGCCAGACGTTCGATCTCGACGAGGTCGCCACCCAGGGCATGGAGAACCCGGTCTTCTATGTGCAATACGCCCATGCCCGTATCTGCTCGATCATGACGAAGACGGCGGAGGCCGGTGTGGCTCGCCGCCCGCTCGCCGAGGTCGACCTCTCGTTGCTCACCCACGAGCGCGAACTCGAGGTGTTGCGCTCGCTGCAACAACTCCCCGACATCGTCGAGATCGCGTGTCTCGACGATGCTCCGCATCGCATCGCCGGTTGGTCGCGCGAGCAGGCCGCGGCGCTGCACGGCTTCTACCACGACTGCTACGTCATGGGCGATGGTGTCAGCGACGAACTCACCCAGGCCCGACTGGCGCTCGTGGCGGCCTCGCAGATCGGGCTGCGCATCGCGCTCGACCTTCTCGGTGTCTCGGCACCGGAGTCGATGTAGCGCTGATGCAGCCGTTCCCGTTCCGCCTCCTGCCCGACTCCGCCGAGGTCGTCGGCGGCCGACTGCGCATCGGCGGATGCGACCTGATCGACCTCGCGGCCGAGTTCGGCACCCCACTGTTCGTCTACGACGAGCAGCACCTGCGCGATCGGTGCCGTGAGGCCGTCGCCGTCTTCGGTGACGGCGTGGCGTACGCAACCAAGGCCTTCCTGTGCACGGCGATGGCTCGCCTCGCCCACGAAGAGGGGATGCACCTCGACGTTGCCACCGGCGGCGAA contains:
- a CDS encoding arginine--tRNA ligase; translation: MDVREHLRSALATALTVVGVDSIPHEISLERPANPEHGDWSSNVALATAKSAGRNPRELGQQLVDHLRDRPPAHVTAIEIAGPGFVNFHLADTWLHDVLVDVVEAGIDGFARPDLGQGLHVNVEFVSANPNKPLHAGHGRGACYGDSIARLRERCGYRVTREYYINDRGVQMTKYAESLAARKRGEEPPDDGYKGEYLIEWAAEMPADADPLEWGYERALASHRATLESLAIHHDVWFSERSMVASGAIDETLADLRAHDAVYEAEGATWLRSTDQGDDKDRVLIKSDGDLTYLTPDIAYHRDKFLRSDRLFNVWGADHHGYVPRMKAAMYLLGHDPEELHIAITQMVDLKRGGEEVAMSGRSGEFVSIDDVVGEVGADAARFTYLMQSVDSRQTFDLDEVATQGMENPVFYVQYAHARICSIMTKTAEAGVARRPLAEVDLSLLTHERELEVLRSLQQLPDIVEIACLDDAPHRIAGWSREQAAALHGFYHDCYVMGDGVSDELTQARLALVAASQIGLRIALDLLGVSAPESM